A section of the Pochonia chlamydosporia 170 chromosome 2, whole genome shotgun sequence genome encodes:
- a CDS encoding basic-leucine zipper (bZIP) transcription factor (similar to Metarhizium robertsii ARSEF 23 XP_007822254.1), with translation MSQRDPATRPASRRTSTSPVTSGESGARHFGQTAGGHDVNSDTVKLLPKETPGRDQQLPGSKSLGMLNILNPSDSRPRDSHGVHDTPSQAGQSTSAYSSWTTHGATRHPAPGHSASASYPGTPVGNLNLGPPGSERQSPTVSYPFPNMSEPRKILSPKVARPSSLSQSSGFPREFEPRSHNYVPSVSPAKRPYEGEGLDEPRLPSLHQTPRIAHASGSQSLTPPSRSLSQPVSRASDVSLLQGQAGPSREVHGPPSHSQFQHGQLQGQLPAVSRPPEGSSTWTEVMRRSGMGSGPGGMEGQQAYMTLPGSDTPIPVQVDYSQASRKADEKRQRNAKASTRHRRKKKTLQEENVRQLQELKDERQQMSDEIDYLRRQRDFYRDERNRLREIVSRTPGIHQHAHGPRSPTPSRSVGSHTDHSPVSQHLMPTTSQGYVSDPNSADRAVQLPKMEERPEFPGPGLPPGVAPSGLASAHGQPYGVPPRPPSAASSGGGERLPPLRAMEGPPPTVQHVGPGQAHERDPRTGQWRPVPPRQVETGWATGPRKSGDHQIHPW, from the coding sequence ATGTCCCAGAGAGACCCTGCGACTCGACCTGCCTCTCGTCGAACTTCCACGTCTCCGGTCACATCAGGAGAATCAGGAGCTCGCCATTTTGGACAAACCGCCGGTGGCCATGACGTGAATAGTGATACAGTGAAGTTGTTACCCAAGGAGACCCCTGGTCGAGATCAACAACTGCCTGGCTCCAAGTCCTTAGGCATGCTGAACATATTGAACCCCTCAGATTCACGACCAAGGGACTCACACGGGGTCCATGATACCCCTTCGCAAGCGGGACAGTCTACCAGCGCATATTCATCTTGGACGACGCATGGCGCTACGCGGCATCCGGCTCCTGGCCACTCGGCGTCGGCATCATATCCCGGAACCCCGGTAGGAAACCTCAACTTGGGACCACCGGGATCCGAACGACAATCACCAACGGTGAGCTATCCGTTCCCAAACATGAGCGAACCCAGGAAAATTCTTAGCCCAAAGGTGGCGCGGCCCTCGAGCCTAAGTCAAAGTAGCGGTTTCCCTCGCGAGTTCGAGCCTAGGTCGCATAATTACGTCCCTTCAGTATCTCCTGCCAAACGTCCCTACGAAGGCGAAGGCCTGGACGAACCAAGGCTTCCCAGTTTACATCAGACTCCACGAATTGCCCATGCCTCCGGCTCTCAATCTCTCACTCCACCGTCACGATCTCTTTCTCAACCAGTGAGTCGGGCCTCCGACGTTTCTCTCCTTCAGGGGCAAGCCGGACCGTCTAGAGAGGTTCATGGACCGCCCTCTCACTCTCAATTTCAACACGGACAGCTACAAGGTCAACTACCAGCTGTTAGTCGGCCACCTGAGGGCTCCTCGACTTGGACGGAGGTCATGCGGCGATCCGGCATGGGGTCCGGGCCAGGAGGGATGGAGGGACAGCAAGCCTACATGACATTGCCAGGCAGTGATACACCAATACCCGTCCAAGTTGATTATTCACAAGCCTCCAGGAAGGCGGATGAAAAACGTCAACGCAATGCGAAAGCATCTACAAGACATCGTCGGAAGAAAAAAACGCTCCAAGAGGAGAACGTGAGGCAACTACAGGAACTCAAGGACGAGCGGCAACAAATGTCTGATGAAATAGACTATTTAAGGCGACAACGCGATTTTTACAGGGACGAGAGAAATCGACTTCGAGAGATCGTGTCTCGAACACCCGGCATTCACCAGCATGCACACGGGCCGCGAAGCCCAACTCCAAGCAGGAGTGTTGGCTCTCACACAGACCACAGCCCCGTGTCGCAGCACCTCATGCCTACCACGAGCCAAGGCTATGTAAGCGATCCTAATTCTGCAGATCGAGCAGTACAACTACCGAAGATGGAAGAACGACCAGAGTTTCCGGGACCTGGGCTTCCTCCTGGGGTGGCCCCGTCTGGGTTGGCGTCGGCTCATGGTCAACCATACGGTGTTCCGCCTCGCCCTCCTTCTGCGGCATCGTCTGGGGGCGGGGAACGGCTACCACCTCTAAGAGCGATGGAaggaccaccaccaacggTCCAACATGTTGGGCCGGGACAAGCACACGAACGGGATCCAAGGACAGGTCAATGGCGACCCGTGCCTCCCCGTCAGGTTGAAACGGGTTGGGCCACTGGCCCAAGAAAGTCGGGAGACCACCAGATTCACCCTTGGTGA
- a CDS encoding retinal dehydrogenase 2 (similar to Aspergillus terreus NIH2624 XP_001214516.1): MRTTTLSVATKPLPGANLSRLHVARLSKPMRCGQLHVACAQRAYTSRASGLEVDLTAPNGLSWSQPLGLFIGNDFVPSVKEKQIITHNPYTETEICSVAAATPQDVDEAVKASRNALKHSSWKLLSGTERGHLMNKLADLVDRHRETLATIETLDNGKPYSVSLGFDVAHFSEVLRYYAGYADKIHGSVIDVGHEKLAYTLKQPIGVCGQIIPWNYPLAMAAWKLGPALCCGNTVVLKLAEQTPLSMLYVGKLIREAGFPAGVINIINGHGGLAGAALALHKDVDKIAFTGSTATGKDVMRMASTTMKAVTLETGGKSPLIVFDDANLEQAVRWAHEGIMANQGQVCTATSRILVQDGVYDRFIAAFADYTSKTSILGDPFDETTYQGPQVSAAQRDRILSYIKMAQDEDTNILHPCGSVSDLPRKGFFVPPTIFTDVGTSTTVFKEEIFGPCAAVARFRTEQEALEVANSTRYGLAGAVFTRDVGRSHRVARELEAGMVWVNSSNDSDVRVPFGGVKESGIGRELGEDGLRGYYSVKAVHVNLGEK, encoded by the exons atgCGTACGACGACATTGAGCGTGGCCACCAAGCCCCTTCCGGGAGCCAATTTATCAAGGCTACATGTAGCTCGATTATCTAAACCCATGCGCTGTGGTCAGCTTCACGTTGCATGTGCACAACGGGCATACACTTCGAGGGCGTCCGGATTGGAGGTTGACCTCACGGCACCGAATGGCCTATCCTGGTCCCAGCCGCTGGGCCTGTTCATAGGAAACGACTTTGTACCATCtgtgaaggagaagcagatcATTACACATAATCCATA CACGGAAACGGAGATTTGCTCCGTCGCAGCTGCAACGCCCCAAGATGTAGACGAGGCTGTCAAAGCGTCCCGCAACGCCTTGAAGCATTCATCATGGAAACTATTATCGGGTACGGAGCGCGGCCATCTGATGAACAAGTTAGCGGACCTAGTTGACCGGCATCGCGAAACGCTGGCGACCATCGAAACCCTGGACAATGGGAAGCCGTACTCTGTGTCTCTTGGGTTCGATGTTGCTCACTTTTCAGAAGTCCTCCGCTACTATGCCGGCTACGCGGACAAGATCCACGGGAGCGTCATCGACGTCGGCCATGAGAAACTGGCGTACACGTTGAAACAGCCAATTGGTGTTTGTGGCCAAATTATTCCATGGAACTACCCtcttgccatggcggctTGGAAACTAGGTCCCGCACTATGTTGCGGTAACACGGTCGTCCTGAAACTCGCTGAACAGACGCCGCTGTCAATGCTCTACGTCGGCAAGTTGATTCGAGAGGCAGGGTTTCCCGCTggcgtcatcaacatcatcaatggCCACGGCGGCCTGGCGGGTGCTGCGCTGGCATTACACAAGGATGTTGATAAGATTGCGTTCACGGGCAGTACCGCCACGGGCAAAGACGTGATGCGCATGGCATCAACTACCATGAAGGCAGTTACACTAGAAACGGGCGGCAAATCACCCCTGATTGTGTTTGACGACGCCAATCTCGAACAGGCGGTGCGATGGGCTCACGAAGGCATCATGGCGAACCAGGGGCAGGTCTGCACAGCTACATCGAGGATATTGGTACAGGACGGAGTTTACGACAGGTTCATCGCCGCATTCGCAGACTACACGAGCAAGACGTCTATCCTTGGAGACCCGTTCGACGAGACAACCTACCAGGGCCCGCAGGTCAGCGCCGCCCAGCGTGATCGCATCCTGTCGTATATCAAGATGGCTCAGGATGAGGACACGAATATCCTGCACCCGTGTGGCTCTGTCTCCGACCTGCCAAGGAAGGGATTCTTTGTCCCGCCCACGATATTTACGGATGTCGGTACCAGCACGACTGTTTTTAAGGAGGAGATTTTCGGACCTTGTGCTGCTGTGGCGCGGTTCAGGACGGAGCAGGAGGCGCTCGAGGTTGCTAACTCGACGCGGTATGGGCttgctggtgctgtgttTACGCGGGATGTAGGTCGTTCGCATCGCGTGGCGAGGGAGTTGGAGGCGGGGATGGTTTGGGTGAATTCGAGTAATGATTCGGATGTGAGGGTGCCGTTTGGGGGGGTGAAGGAGAGTGGGATTGGGAGGGAGTTGGGTGAGGATGGGTTGAGGGGGTATTATAGTGTGAAGGCGGTGCATGTGAATTTGGGGGAGAAGTAG
- a CDS encoding guanine nucleotide exchange factor-like protein (similar to Trichoderma reesei QM6a XP_006965451.1), translated as MAPPFPRADTEVDYPIYSVDFDPEDANRLVVGGGGGAGRSGVGNKITVLDTSHQDEIRIAGEVELSRDEDSVMSIAVGPHKGKTTHLYAGINSSAADIAKGTNQHLRCFSVDPSKARPLASTAGSSPSAKRRAFPEARIAEVSRTALFANPDADTYQRLLRVSGAIGAAASALGKEPQIAVFETSAPKPKARGVLELAKEAEALDIIQTGENEYQLAYVDRYELYVVNIGAKTSSEPEMVFSMPDDHGERPQFRSIRYLTPEFILAVSNLPKKNTGALIQGLRLPSPGHEKARLAATAKIPRKICATSLAVTNLSSPASPATPVGNTQFVVAVAGNDSSISLYTLEHQVSPALNLLLNLYPFHTLKEVHGQDNISGLAFSRFITPKTHIRPQHVKLASTSLQKTITVHSIPLKKFIDTQAPRNKKGPPRPTRYIVAMQPRGPSARPLIAILTVIVLILAIVAQSVKELYGGGQPIIFAQPFMPSWHGRLLLHRADQPSHFENTLISSLTGDRVLRTGEKLVLLDADPVIEGDASKLQVDVHDSDAHGEARTWDQLHGDEQRAWKERLREAGAWTQNMGESVFKGVFFGELAGVVGRAVAG; from the exons ATGGCTCCCCCCTTCCCCCGCGCCGACACCGAGGTCGACTACCCGATTTACTCGGTCGACTTTGACCCCGAGGATGCGAATAGATTAGTTgtcggtggaggaggaggtgctGGACGCTCAGGCGTTGGCAACAAGATT ACAGTACTAGACACCTCTCACCAAGATGAAATCCGAATAGCAGGCGAAGTCGAACTATCCCGCGACGAAGACAGCGTCATGTCCATCGCCGTGGGCCCCCACAAAGGCAAAACCACGCACCTCTACGCAGGCATCaactcctccgccgccgacATCGCCAAAGGCACGAACCAGCACCTGCGCTGCTTCTCCGTCGACCCGTCCAAGGCGAGACCCCTCGCCTCCACAGCCGGCAGCAGCCCGTCCGCAAAGCGGAGAGCGTTTCCCGAGGCCCGAATCGCAGAGGTTTCCCGCACGGCGCTGTTTGCGAATCCCGACGCCGACACGTACCAGCGCTTGTTGCGCGTGTCGGGGGCTATTGGCGCGGCGGCTTCTGCCCTCGGCAAGGAGCCCCAGATAGCTGTGTTCGAGACGAGTGCGCCGAAGCCGAAAGCCCGGGGCGTGCTGGAGCTggcgaaggaggcggaggcgcTGGATATCATTCAGACGGGGGAGAATGAGTATCAGTTGGCGTATGTTGATCGGTATGAGCTGTACGTTGTTAATATTGGGGCCAAGACGAGTAGTGAGCCGGAGATGGTGTTTTCAATGCCGGACGATCATGGCGAGAGGCCGCAGTTTCGGTCTATTCGGTACTTGACGCCAGAGTTCATCCTTGCGGTGTCGAATctgcccaagaagaacacTGGTGCGCTTATCCAGGGCTTGCGGTTGCCGTCGCCAGGCCACGAGAAGGCTAGATTGGCTGCGACGGCTAAGATTCCTCGCAAAATTTGCGCAACGTCTTTAGCCGTAACGAACTTGTCGTCACCGGCGTCGCCTGCTACGCCTGTAGGCAATACGCAGTTCGtggtggctgttgctggGAATGATTCGTCGATATCGCTCTACACACTGGAACACCAGGTCTCACCGGCGTTGAACCTCCTGCTCAACTTGTATCCCTTCCACACGCTCAAAGAAGTCCACGGCCAGGACAACATCTCCGGCCTCGCATTCTCCAGATTCATCACACCAAAGACGCACATCCGCCCACAACACGTCAAACTCGCAAGCACATCACTACAAAAGACCATCACCGTGCACAGCATCCCGCTCAAGAAATTCATCGACACCCAAGCCCCCCGAAACAAGAAGGGACCCCCCCGACCAACTCGCTACATCGTGGCCATGCAGCCCCGCGGCCCGTCCGCCCGCCccctcatcgccatcctcaccGTCATTGTGCTCATTCTCGCTATTGTAGCCCAGTCCGTCAAGGAGCTCTACGGCGGCGGACAGCCCATCATCTTTGCACAGCCATTCATGCCCTCGTGGCACGGACGGCTGCTCCTCCACCGGGCCGACCAGCCGTCCCACTTTGAGAATACCCTCATCTCAAGCTTGACTGGGGATAGGGTCCTACGCACGGGGGAGAAGCTCGTTCTTCTGGATGCTGATCCTGTTATTGAAGGGGACGCCAGCAAACTGCAGGTTGATGTGCATGATTCTGATGCCCATGGCGAGGCGCGCACGTGGGACCAACTCCATGGGGATGAGCAGCGGGCTTGGAAGGAGAGGCTTCGCGAGGCGGGGGCCTGGACGCAGAATATGGGGGAGAGTGTGTTTAAGGGAGTGTTTTTTGGGGAGTTGGCCGGTGTGGTGGGCAGGGCGGTGGCCGGCTAG